CTTCGATATGAAATCCATCGCTTCTTTATATGAACCAAGTTGAATCAGGCCTAGCAAAGTATAGAGCCGATTCGAATATTCATGTGTCTGGGCCCTCAGTCCTTCTGCATATGCCTTTACATGTGACAGTTCCTGAAGGAGATTGGATAGTTCCGATTTATTTCTTAAACTTGCAACGGCACCGATGATTTCACCCTGTCGATTCATAATGGGAATCCGGCTTGCCAAAAAAACTTCACCGTCAATCATGAATTCCTGATCATACTCGGCCCGTGCCGTGCTGACTACATCCAGCAAATGTGTATGCGTTATGACTTCTTCGATTTTTTGCCCGCGAAGCATGACGTCTTTAGGGATATGAAGGATTTTATGCGCCGTTTCATTGACGACCGTGATTTTCCCATGAACATCAATGGCAATGATGCCCTCATGAATGGATTCCAAAATGGCATGCTTCTCTTGGAACATCCAGGCAATCTCTTTCGGCTCCAGACCCAATATCGCCTTTTTTATATTGAATGAAATGAAAAAGGCGATCAATAAACCGCCGATTAATATAAAAGAGATGATCCAGACGATCTTTCTTTGTATACTGGACACTTCTTTTTCAATATCATCCTGAAGGTAGCCAACCGAGACGACTCCAATGACTTTTCCATTTGCGATTATTGGGGATTTCCCCCTTATGGAAGGACCCAATGTCCCAGTGGACTCCGTGATGATGGATTTCCCATCCCACACCTCGCCGTTATCTCCCCCTACCATTTTCTTCCCGATCATGTCGGGATTTGGATGGGACAGTCGTGTTTCATTCTTATCGCCGATTACTATGAATTCCGCATCGATTTGCCTGCGAACCATTTCCGCGATGGGCTGGATGATTACAGAGGGATTATCCGTTCGAAAAGCTTGTTTAATTTCAGGCAGCAAAGAAATGGTCTGGGCAACCGACAATGCTTTTTCCCCTGTTTCCTGCTTCAGGTTATTTTCCAGGATATTTATAAAAATAACTTCAAAGATTCCACCCATTAAGATGATTAACGTACAGATGCCCAGCATCAACTTGGTGTGTAAACGCATTCAATCACCTCTACTTACATCATATAAAAAAAAACCCCTTTAAAAAAGGAGTTTTTTCACAACATTCAGAAAATGTGCGTTAACCTTCAATATTGATGACAACATCCTTCCCTCTCTTTTTAAGCAAAACCGGAATGAGCAGCCATAATGCCGTTATGATCAGGAATGTCAGGGAAAGCGGCCTGGTAAAAAACAAACTGTAATCCCCATCGGATATCGTCAGGGCCCTGCGCATATTATTTTCTATCATCGGTCCTAAAACCAGCCCTAATACCAATGGAGCGATTGGATAATCATTTTTACTTAAGAAATATCCCAAGACCCCGCACCCTAATAATAGCAATAAATCATAAGTCGATACTTGTACCGCATAAACGCCAAAAATGGAAATCGCGATAATGAGCGGAATCAAATATTTCTTTGGCGTTTCAATGATTTTCGCAAAAACCTTAACGAGCGGGAGATTAAGGATCAGCAGCATCAGATTCCCGATGAACATACTGGCGATAAGCCCCCAAGCTACCTGAGGATGGTCCTCGAATAATAATGGACCTGGCTGAACATTGTACATCATGAGCGCGCCCATTAAAATCGCTGTTGTACCGGAACCCGGAATTCCCAGCGTCAATAATGGAATCATCGCTCCGCCAGATGCCGCATTATTGGCCGTTTCAGGTCCAGCCACCCCAGCTATCGCGCCTGTACCAAATCTCCAGGGTTTTTTTGAAATCCTTTTTTCCATAAGATATGAGAAGAACGAAGCAAGAGTAGCCCCTGCACCCGGCAGGATTCCTACAAAGAAACCCAAGAGCGATCCCCGGGCAATGGGACCCGCAGATTCCTTGAATTCTTCTCTGGAAGGAAGCAAATTACTAATCTTCGCGATATCCCCGTCATCCTCTTCTTTTTCTAAGATTGTCTTGAATACTTCTCCAAGGGCGAATAGCCCCACTGCGATCGTCAAGAATTCGATTCCTTGATATAGCCAGGGAATGTCGAATGTAAAACGGGCGATCCCGGATACATTATCGATGCCTATCGTCCCGATCAGCAAGCCGCAAACAGTCATAATTAACGCCTTTGTTACGGATTTTCCCGCGAGGCCGCTGACGGCCGCCAACCCTAGAAGCATGAGCGAAAAATATTCCGCCGGACCGAATTTAATGGCAATCGTCGATAATGGTTGTGCCAAGGCAATCATGGCGATAAGGGTGACTATCCCTCCGACGAAGGAACCGATTGCCGAAATGGATAAGGCACTCCCGGCCCTTCCCTTCTTCGCCATTTGATAGCCATCCAATGTGGTGACGACAGAAGAGGATTCGCCAGGTGTATTCAATAGGATTGAAGTTGTCGACCCTCCATACATCGCTCCATAATAAACACCTGCAAGTAAAATGATGGCGCTTGTTGCCGCTTGCTCTGGTGGAAGTCCCCCTGTAATCGAAGCGGTTACCGGAATCAAAAGAGCCACTCCGCTCATCGGCCCGATCCCCGGCAAAACGCCGACAGCCGTACCGATCAATACTCCGACAAATGCAAAAAGGATGTTATACCAAGTTAGTGCCGTTTCAAAACCATGCAATAAATAATCAAAAGTGCCCACTTCACATCCCCCTTCCTTTTATGAAAACCAGATTGGCCAACCCGGCAGTGTCCCCTTTAAAACATTCACGAATAAATAATAGATGATTCCGGAAAATCCTGCGGAAATGATGAGCGATGTCATCCACTTATTCCGTTCCATCGTTTGAAAGCAAACAAACAAAAAGAGGAAGGTCGTAATGACATATCCTATCGTTTCCAATGTCAAAATATAAATCAGGGTGGAGAGCAGAATGATGATAAAGGGTTTATATTCCAGCTTTCCCTTACCCGATTCCTGCACCTTGCCCCGAAATGCCTCATAGAACAGGCGAATACTTAAAACAGCGAGAACGAGTCCCAATACAAAAGGGAAAATATCCGGTCCTACCGAACTTCCATAAGAAGAACTGGCCAGTTTCCTGCTTCCTATCATGAACAGCACCCCGACAGCCAGAAAGGCTACAGATGCAAAGCGATCAAATTTCACGTCCATCCTAATCCCTCCATTTCAGAAAACAAGAAGAAGGTGAAAGCACCTCCTTCTCCCCGATTATTTTTCCATGCCTAAAGCTTCTAATAATTGCTGCACCTGTTTTTCCTGTTCTTCTAAAAACTTGCTGAATTCTTCACTATTTTTATATTCTTGTTCCCATCCTTGAACTTCCACTTCCTTCTTCCATTCAGAAGTTTCAACTAGCTTTGCAATGGTTCCTTCCCAAAAGGTTTTCGCTTCATCAGACATATTCTGAGGTCCAAAAACCCCTCTCCAAATCGTGAATTCAGCATCAACACCCTGTTCCTTTGCCGTTGGTATGTCTTTAAGATCGCCACCCAAACGTTCAGTCGAGGTTACGGCCAACACTCTAATCTTCCCTGCTTTTAAAAATTCCCTGACACTGGATGCATCCGTTCCGATCACATCCGCATTACCGCCAAGCAAGGCCGTAATCGCTTCCCCGCCACCGTCATACGACACGTATTTAAGTTCTGTTGGATTCAAGCCATATTCATAGGCTGGAAGAATGGAAATCAAATGATCCATGGATCCCGGAGCCGATCCTCCTGCAAACGTCAGCTTACGCGGATCTTTCTTCACCGCTTCCAGCACTGATTTCAAATCCTTGAATTCGGAATCCGCCTTTACCACTATCGCCCCATAATCCTTTGTCAGCTGCGCCAAAGGGGTCGTAT
This sequence is a window from Brevibacillus sp. JNUCC-41. Protein-coding genes within it:
- a CDS encoding ATP-binding protein — its product is MRLHTKLMLGICTLIILMGGIFEVIFINILENNLKQETGEKALSVAQTISLLPEIKQAFRTDNPSVIIQPIAEMVRRQIDAEFIVIGDKNETRLSHPNPDMIGKKMVGGDNGEVWDGKSIITESTGTLGPSIRGKSPIIANGKVIGVVSVGYLQDDIEKEVSSIQRKIVWIISFILIGGLLIAFFISFNIKKAILGLEPKEIAWMFQEKHAILESIHEGIIAIDVHGKITVVNETAHKILHIPKDVMLRGQKIEEVITHTHLLDVVSTARAEYDQEFMIDGEVFLASRIPIMNRQGEIIGAVASLRNKSELSNLLQELSHVKAYAEGLRAQTHEYSNRLYTLLGLIQLGSYKEAMDFISKEVDVTQGFIHFLMKEIPDPIIAGFILGKVSLASELKIDFTIDRESSFKDIPSEIDRDLLVTIIGNLINNAFEAVRENDREEKRVSLFVTDLGKELIIEVEDNGKGMNSDVTELIFQNGFTTKSHQTNSGIGLRLVQEAIDGLGGYITFSTKEGEYTIFTVALPKNREVI
- a CDS encoding tripartite tricarboxylate transporter permease; the encoded protein is MGTFDYLLHGFETALTWYNILFAFVGVLIGTAVGVLPGIGPMSGVALLIPVTASITGGLPPEQAATSAIILLAGVYYGAMYGGSTTSILLNTPGESSSVVTTLDGYQMAKKGRAGSALSISAIGSFVGGIVTLIAMIALAQPLSTIAIKFGPAEYFSLMLLGLAAVSGLAGKSVTKALIMTVCGLLIGTIGIDNVSGIARFTFDIPWLYQGIEFLTIAVGLFALGEVFKTILEKEEDDGDIAKISNLLPSREEFKESAGPIARGSLLGFFVGILPGAGATLASFFSYLMEKRISKKPWRFGTGAIAGVAGPETANNAASGGAMIPLLTLGIPGSGTTAILMGALMMYNVQPGPLLFEDHPQVAWGLIASMFIGNLMLLILNLPLVKVFAKIIETPKKYLIPLIIAISIFGVYAVQVSTYDLLLLLGCGVLGYFLSKNDYPIAPLVLGLVLGPMIENNMRRALTISDGDYSLFFTRPLSLTFLIITALWLLIPVLLKKRGKDVVINIEG
- a CDS encoding tripartite tricarboxylate transporter TctB family protein — translated: MDVKFDRFASVAFLAVGVLFMIGSRKLASSSYGSSVGPDIFPFVLGLVLAVLSIRLFYEAFRGKVQESGKGKLEYKPFIIILLSTLIYILTLETIGYVITTFLFLFVCFQTMERNKWMTSLIISAGFSGIIYYLFVNVLKGTLPGWPIWFS
- a CDS encoding Bug family tripartite tricarboxylate transporter substrate binding protein, which codes for MFSRKKISAVILAGSLALSLGACSSSDTSGEKKESTGYPKKSITVVAPSGAGGGWDLTARSFTKVLSETKLVNQPLTVENKPGGGGAVFMADYATQQADNNDMLFVNSPPVIINNLKKEGNSPYGYKNTTPLAQLTKDYGAIVVKADSEFKDLKSVLEAVKKDPRKLTFAGGSAPGSMDHLISILPAYEYGLNPTELKYVSYDGGGEAITALLGGNADVIGTDASSVREFLKAGKIRVLAVTSTERLGGDLKDIPTAKEQGVDAEFTIWRGVFGPQNMSDEAKTFWEGTIAKLVETSEWKKEVEVQGWEQEYKNSEEFSKFLEEQEKQVQQLLEALGMEK